The Microbacterium sp. W4I20 genome segment TACCTGCGGGCGATCTTCCGTCACGTCGAGGACTACGTCGAGAACGCCGAGCGCGTGTTCGGCGCCGAGGGCTGGCTGCTCCCCGCCCGCTTCGACTCGCACGGCCGCAGCAATCACTTCGCCACTGCGTATCCCCACCTCTACTGGATGGTCGGTGGGGCGTGGGTGCTCCGGCTCGCGTGGGATCAGTTCAGCGCGACCGGCGACCTCGGGCTGCTGCGCGAGTACGCCTGGCCGCTCGCCCGGAACGTCATGGCGTTCGCGACGTCGGTCGCGTCCGCCGATGAGGCCGGAACCCTCCACCTCGCGCCGTCGTACTCCCCGGAGAACACCCCGGCCAATCGCACGAACCCGCTCGCGGTCGACGCGACCATGGACGTCGCCGCGTTCCGCGACGCCGCGCGGCTCAGCATCCGGATCGCCGAGCTGCTGGGCGAAGACGTCGATCGCACGGCCTGGGAGTCTTTCGCCGAACGTCTTCCGCCGTACCGCGTCGCCGACGACGGGACCTTCGCCGAATGGCTCGATCCGCGGTTCGACGAGCAGCTCGCGCACCGTCACGTCTCGCAGCTCTACCCGTTCTGGTACGAGCAGGATCCCGCGGCTGAGACGCCCGAACTCCGCGCGGCGGCGCTCGAGACGATCCGCCGGAAGCTGGACTGGCGGGACGAACGACCCTGGGCCGGACGGGACGGCCACCAGGAGATGGCGTTCGGTCTGGTCGGTCTGGGCCTCGCAGCCGCGCGGCTCGGGGATGCGGACTCCGCGCTGCGGTGCGTCGAGTCCCTCGCCCGCGACTTCTGGCGCCCCAACGCCGTCTCCACGCACGACGGCGACTCGATCTTCAACGTCGACGCGAGCGGGGGGCTCCCCGCCGTCGTGATCGAGATGCTGATCCAGTCGCAGCCCGGATCGCTGACGATCCTCGCCGCGCTGCCCGCGTCATGGCCCTCCGGTTCGATCCGCGGCGTGCGAGCGCGCGGCGGCGTCGTGATCGAGGAACTCACCTGGGATGCCGACGGCGCAACGCTCTCGCTCGCGCTCGTTCCCGGATCGGATGCCGCCCGCCAGGGCGATGTCGTGTCGGTGAGCGGCCTGGGCACCTCGCTCTCGGTCGATCTGTCGCGCGGACCGCGCACCGTCCGACTCGATCGCGCCCCCCAAGCGACTACAGACCACTGACACGAAAGCCGACACCATGACGCAGAACAAGCAGGCCCTGATCGTCCGCGGAGGGTGGGATGGACACGAGCCGGTGCAGACCACTGACTCGGTGATCCCGTTTCTCGAAGCGGAGGGATACCACGTCCGGGTCGAGGAGGGGACGGCCGTCTACGCCGACGCCGAGACCATGGCGGGCATCGACCTCATCGTCCAGGTCAACACCATGAACACGATCGCCGACGACGAGCTCGCCGGGCTGATGGCCGCCGTCGTCGCCGGTACCGGACTGGCCGGATGGCACGGCGGCATCGCGGACTCCTACCGCAACAGCGCGGACTACCTGCAGCTGATCGGCGGGCAGTTCGCCCATCACGCCGCCGTGCCGAAGGACGAGCGCACGGGCGAGCAGTCCGACCACTACCTCGACTTCACCGTGAACATCGTGCCCGAGCGGCGCGATCACCCGATCGTGTCGGGCATCGAGGACTTCTCCCTGCGCACGGAGCAGTACTGGGTGCTCTCCGACGCCTACAACGACGTGCTGGCGACGACCGAGATCGTGCACCGCGACTTCGACGCCTGGCACCACTCGTTCACGTCACCGGTGGTGTGGACGCGGCTGTGGGGTGCCGGCCGCGTCTTCGTCTGCACCGCCGGGCACAAGCTCGACGTGCTCGATGAGGCGCCGGTGCGCTCGATCGTGGAGAGGGGGCTGCTGTGGGCCAGTCGCTGAACGGGGGCGATGCTCCGCTGCGAGTCGGGATGGTCGGTGTCGGCTTCATCTCGCGGATGTACTTCGAGACGCTGCAGCGGATCAGCGACGAGGTGCGCCTCGTGCGCGTCGCCGATCTGGATGTCGAGCGCGCCGCGGCCGTCGGCGCCGCCCAGGGGGTACCCGGTGGCAGCGTCGACGATCTGCTCGCGGATCCGGACGTCGACATCGTCCTCAACCTCACGATCCCCGCGGCGCACGCCGACGTCTCCCTCCGTGCGCTCGAGGCCGGCAAGCACGTGTACGGCGAGAAGCCGCTGACCGTCACGCTGGCGGAGGCGCGGACCGTGCGCGAACTCGCCGCGCAGCGCGGGCTCTGGGTGGGCTGCGCTCCCGACACGGTTCTCGGAACCGGTATCCAGACCGCCCGTCGCGCCGTGGACGACGGTCTCATCGGACGACCGGTCGCGGCGACGGCGACCATGGCGATCCCGGGTCATGAGGCGTGGCATCCGAATCCCGACTTCTACTACGCGCCCGGAGGCGGACCCCTCTACGACATGGGTCCGTACTATCTGCACGCGCTGATCACGCTGCTCGGCCCGGTCGCGCGGGTCTCGGCTGTCGCATCGCGTCCACGAGAAGAACGGGTCATCGCCTCGGGTCCGCGCGCGGGCGAGCGCGTTCCCGTGCGCACCGACACCCACATCACCGGTCTGCTCGAGCACGTCGGAGGTGCGACGACGACACTCACCATGAGCTTCGACACCGTCGGCACCCGCGCGGTCCCGATCGAGGTGCACGGGCTCGAGGGATCGCTGATCGTGCCCGACCCGAACGAGTTCACAGGTACCACGCTGCTCAAGGTCCGCGGCAAGGACTGGGAGCCTCTTCCCGTGTCGGCGGGCTACGAGAACAGCGCCCGCGGCTTCGGTCTGCTCGACTTCCACCGCACCGCGGCCGGTGACGTACCGCGCGCGGACGCCGGCATCGCGTTCCACGCTCTCGAGATCATGGAGACCATGATGACCGCCTCGGTCGAGGGGCGACGTCTGGACCTCGATCCTGCGGCGGACCGGCCGACGGCCGTGCCTTTGACGTCACTCTGAAGGGTGCAGGCCGGCACTCAGCCGGCCTGCACTCAGCCGGACTGCGTTCAGCCGGCCTGCAGCTCGATCGAGACGGACGGCAGCCCCGGCGCGGACGCGGTCAGCACGATACGACCCACCCCCGTCGAGCGGACGACCGCGAGCGCGCGCCCGTCGTAGAGGCGATGGCGGGAATCGGCGAACGATTCCTCGGTCTCCGGACGTGCGCTGCCGAATCCCTGCAGCACCCCCGCACCGTCGATGGCGACCTCGACCTCCCCGTCGCCGTCGGTCGCTCGCACCCCGAGATCGTCCACGAGCTCGACGACGACGAACGCGAGGCGGTGGCCCGCGGCATCCGGTTCAGAGAGCTCTGCGCTCAGCGCGAGCCGACGATCGGCCCCGGCCGTCTGCAGTGCCGTGCGCTCGGCGAGGACACCGTCGCGCACGGCGACCGCCTCCAGCGCGCCCGGCGCGTACGGCACCGCGAACAGGGCGCGGAAGCCGTGCGCGGCCCCGGCAGGCTGTCGTCCGAGCGACGTGCCCGCGACGAACAGCTCGACCTCGTCCGCGTCGCTGTAGACCTCGACCTCCAGAGGGTCTGCGCCGGTGTCCGACCACGTCCAGGAGGGGATGCTGTCCGTCCACGACCAC includes the following:
- a CDS encoding glycoside hydrolase N-terminal domain-containing protein; protein product: MSERSGFWSSSAALDWEHGLVAGTGSLGAVLSGTPARHVVHVCHEEFFLPVNSAIPAPRIGERIADVRAALLAGDADAAAEITSAAAAQDGFDGRLIWTDPFIPVGAISWTPDDPTEESTYRRVGDFTTGRVAAEWTTADGERSSIALIPDRAAGTLALELFSTRGAAGVLSLDFGPDERIEGDYPSTDYGVFLAPSEPVFEGRRLTVDVEVDAQALPPFVREHPPSPSQPTGARLEVDVSDDLDPHPVDGGVHVRLPAGVAVRLPIHVELSGGRVEPMPQADASHASLFAATSLDLHSGVDDAVSYDDVLLGARTGDADHVLAALELAFASGRHTIISSTGVLPPTLVGIWQGTRRPAWSGDWTQNGNVQHGGVASLVASGTPELFTSYLRAIFRHVEDYVENAERVFGAEGWLLPARFDSHGRSNHFATAYPHLYWMVGGAWVLRLAWDQFSATGDLGLLREYAWPLARNVMAFATSVASADEAGTLHLAPSYSPENTPANRTNPLAVDATMDVAAFRDAARLSIRIAELLGEDVDRTAWESFAERLPPYRVADDGTFAEWLDPRFDEQLAHRHVSQLYPFWYEQDPAAETPELRAAALETIRRKLDWRDERPWAGRDGHQEMAFGLVGLGLAAARLGDADSALRCVESLARDFWRPNAVSTHDGDSIFNVDASGGLPAVVIEMLIQSQPGSLTILAALPASWPSGSIRGVRARGGVVIEELTWDADGATLSLALVPGSDAARQGDVVSVSGLGTSLSVDLSRGPRTVRLDRAPQATTDH
- a CDS encoding ThuA domain-containing protein, whose protein sequence is MTQNKQALIVRGGWDGHEPVQTTDSVIPFLEAEGYHVRVEEGTAVYADAETMAGIDLIVQVNTMNTIADDELAGLMAAVVAGTGLAGWHGGIADSYRNSADYLQLIGGQFAHHAAVPKDERTGEQSDHYLDFTVNIVPERRDHPIVSGIEDFSLRTEQYWVLSDAYNDVLATTEIVHRDFDAWHHSFTSPVVWTRLWGAGRVFVCTAGHKLDVLDEAPVRSIVERGLLWASR
- a CDS encoding Gfo/Idh/MocA family protein, which produces MGQSLNGGDAPLRVGMVGVGFISRMYFETLQRISDEVRLVRVADLDVERAAAVGAAQGVPGGSVDDLLADPDVDIVLNLTIPAAHADVSLRALEAGKHVYGEKPLTVTLAEARTVRELAAQRGLWVGCAPDTVLGTGIQTARRAVDDGLIGRPVAATATMAIPGHEAWHPNPDFYYAPGGGPLYDMGPYYLHALITLLGPVARVSAVASRPREERVIASGPRAGERVPVRTDTHITGLLEHVGGATTTLTMSFDTVGTRAVPIEVHGLEGSLIVPDPNEFTGTTLLKVRGKDWEPLPVSAGYENSARGFGLLDFHRTAAGDVPRADAGIAFHALEIMETMMTASVEGRRLDLDPAADRPTAVPLTSL